TGGCCGAGTACTACGCCGACGAAATCCGCGCGCTGCTGACCGATTCCGGGCCGGTGGACCGGCATCTGGTCGCCGCGCCGCGAGCGCCGTTGCAGTTCAAGGCCTACGACGGCAAGGCCTCGTTCGACGGGACGTCGGTGACGTTCCGGTGGTTCTGGACGGGGGCGTCGTCGGCCAAGTGGAAGGCCGGGGACCAGACGTTCGCCGTCCGGGACCTCAGCGGGGTGGAGTGGCGCTCGCCGGAGGTGTTCGAGGGACATCTGCGGCTGCTGCGGCGCGACGCGGGCGAGCAGTCGGCGCAGGCCGACCAGGACCCCGCCGCCGTGGTGTTCGGGCTCGGGTACGGGCCGGTGCACGAGTCGTTGCCGTTCGCGGCGGCCGTGTTGGCGGCGGTGCGCTCCGCGGGGCCGACGGCGGCCGTGGTCGCCGCCGGCGTGCGGAGGGACCCCGCGGACATCGCGGAGCGGATCCGGCATCTCGGGGAACTGCACCAGGCCGGGCTGGTCACCGACGAGGAGTTCTCCGTGAAGAAGGCCGAGTTGCTGGCCGAGCTGTAGCGTCCGCCGGGTCGTGCGCGTGCGGTCGTGCGCGTGCGGCTTCCCCGGCGTCGAGCATCACTCCCTGCCTGCCGACGTGAACGTCATGTCGGCGTAGCGGTCGCCGGCCACCTTCGTCGCCACGGGCTGAAGCAGGGCGAGTTCGTCCTGCGTCAGCGTGATCCCGGTGGCCGCGGTGTTCTCCTCGACGCGGCCAGGCCTGCGCGTTCCCGGGATCGGGACGACCGTCAGGTCGTGGACGGCCGCCTGCTGCTGCAC
This region of Streptomyces chromofuscus genomic DNA includes:
- a CDS encoding DUF4429 domain-containing protein is translated as MGDVLAGFHAAWEFESDSVLIRYERGIRTPRLFQALGERRVPLAALQGVTLSPGRRGTVVLCAEPRPGADPLMDAAAGQLKEGSDPYRLVLPAERETLAEYYADEIRALLTDSGPVDRHLVAAPRAPLQFKAYDGKASFDGTSVTFRWFWTGASSAKWKAGDQTFAVRDLSGVEWRSPEVFEGHLRLLRRDAGEQSAQADQDPAAVVFGLGYGPVHESLPFAAAVLAAVRSAGPTAAVVAAGVRRDPADIAERIRHLGELHQAGLVTDEEFSVKKAELLAEL